In one window of Candidatus Terasakiella magnetica DNA:
- a CDS encoding universal stress protein, which produces MKRFKNILAIYDLAIGSDETLQRAITLARQNEAHLTVLHIVEPKQETMDLLFERRKLMNRLFDNMPVDKNQFNVLVKYGERVHEILDCVSNNSIDLIVAPTERNSGFETLVGTDTTSELMRATDTPIWVVRPGGNQFYCKVVAAVNAGKDHALECQANKRILQMASSLAKRENAVLDVLYVWNFGVSDEQRLTSEMHEDARLELFQLYRYTALEEVVNVTKHVLGEPFNATPVVRQGDVEDCILDYVSETSADLLVTEGSAGSPIMNALLGNRSLRILNQANCSVLVSRPRDYLDEWTHKMKSSDTYSYSNQKVDA; this is translated from the coding sequence ATGAAAAGATTTAAGAACATACTTGCGATTTACGACTTGGCGATCGGCTCAGATGAAACATTGCAACGTGCGATAACACTGGCTCGCCAAAATGAAGCACATCTTACAGTTTTGCATATTGTTGAACCAAAACAGGAAACAATGGATTTGCTGTTTGAACGCAGGAAATTGATGAACCGTCTATTTGATAATATGCCAGTTGATAAAAACCAATTTAATGTGCTGGTTAAGTACGGGGAAAGAGTCCATGAAATATTAGACTGCGTTTCCAACAATTCCATCGATTTAATTGTTGCACCAACCGAACGAAATAGCGGTTTTGAAACGCTTGTTGGTACTGACACAACTTCTGAGCTAATGCGAGCTACAGATACACCGATTTGGGTTGTACGCCCCGGCGGGAACCAATTTTATTGTAAAGTTGTTGCTGCTGTTAATGCTGGTAAAGATCATGCACTTGAATGTCAGGCTAATAAACGCATTCTTCAAATGGCATCCTCACTGGCAAAACGTGAGAATGCGGTATTGGATGTCTTGTATGTTTGGAACTTTGGGGTATCAGATGAACAGCGATTAACAAGTGAAATGCATGAAGATGCGAGATTAGAGCTGTTTCAATTATATAGATACACAGCTTTGGAAGAAGTGGTGAACGTAACGAAACATGTCCTTGGAGAACCATTTAATGCAACGCCTGTGGTTAGACAAGGTGATGTTGAAGATTGTATCTTAGATTATGTAAGCGAAACATCAGCAGACTTACTTGTCACGGAAGGCTCAGCCGGTAGCCCGATTATGAACGCGCTTCTTGGCAACAGAAGTCTGAGAATCCTGAATCAGGCCAATTGCTCTGTCCTTGTATCCAGACCCAGAGATTATTTGGACGAATGGACACATAAAATGAAGAGTTCTGACACTTATTCATATTCAAATCAAAAGGTTGATGCCTAA
- a CDS encoding glutathione peroxidase, with protein sequence MRILLLSLLALGFVMTTAHAKTAYDFSFQSIDGENLPLSKFKGQAILVVNTASFCGFTKQYDGLQALWDTYRDKGLVVLGVPSNDFGKQEPGTENEIKEFCEVNFNINFPMTEKTVVKGKEAHPFYKWAKQELGFVAAPKWNFHKYLIDGDGNLVDWFATTTSPSSSKVQKQVEAILPR encoded by the coding sequence ATGCGTATCTTACTCCTCTCACTTTTAGCTTTGGGATTTGTCATGACAACAGCACATGCAAAGACAGCTTACGATTTTTCTTTTCAATCCATCGATGGTGAAAACTTGCCTCTTTCTAAATTCAAGGGGCAAGCTATCCTTGTTGTGAATACGGCATCCTTTTGTGGCTTCACCAAACAGTATGATGGACTTCAGGCCTTGTGGGATACCTATCGTGATAAGGGATTGGTTGTTCTAGGCGTTCCGTCAAATGATTTTGGTAAACAGGAACCTGGCACTGAAAATGAAATCAAAGAATTTTGTGAAGTAAACTTCAACATTAATTTTCCAATGACTGAGAAAACAGTTGTAAAAGGAAAAGAGGCCCATCCTTTTTATAAATGGGCCAAACAAGAACTTGGTTTTGTTGCTGCCCCTAAGTGGAATTTCCATAAATATCTAATTGATGGTGATGGAAATCTTGTGGATTGGTTTGCAACCACCACATCCCCATCCTCATCCAAAGTTCAAAAACAGGTTGAAGCCATTCTTCCCAGATAA
- a CDS encoding DUF3833 domain-containing protein: MKPEDFANTDPKFDLFDYFKGQTQAWGIFEDRFGTVRRQFQIAINGTVEGNQLTLDERFDYSDGEKDQRIWYIQQKGENTYEGRADDVVGTATGIAAGNALNWAYDMDLKVGDSTFRVKFDDWMFLQKGNVLINRAQVTKWGINIGQVSLFFTKPANAS; the protein is encoded by the coding sequence ATGAAACCTGAAGATTTCGCCAATACTGACCCCAAGTTCGATCTGTTTGATTATTTCAAAGGCCAGACACAGGCCTGGGGTATTTTTGAAGATCGTTTTGGAACAGTGCGGCGCCAGTTTCAGATTGCGATCAACGGCACTGTAGAAGGCAATCAGCTCACCTTGGATGAGCGTTTTGATTATAGCGATGGTGAGAAAGATCAACGTATTTGGTACATTCAGCAAAAGGGCGAAAATACCTATGAAGGACGCGCAGATGACGTTGTTGGGACTGCAACTGGTATTGCAGCAGGCAATGCGCTGAATTGGGCCTATGATATGGATTTGAAAGTTGGTGACTCAACGTTTCGTGTAAAGTTTGATGACTGGATGTTCCTGCAAAAAGGCAACGTGTTAATCAACCGCGCCCAAGTTACCAAGTGGGGCATAAATATTGGTCAAGTGAGCCTGTTCTTTACGAAACCTGCAAACGCTTCTTGA
- a CDS encoding DUF1365 domain-containing protein has protein sequence MFSKIFEGKVYHKRFKPKIHELNYKVCSFLFDLDELDQLDKSFKLFAYNRLNIVSFWNKDHGTGEDKPLRPYVENILNEAEIDIEGGPIRLLCYPRFFGYVFNPLSVYYCYSKDENLQAIIYEVSNTFGERHSYVIPAESSSDGVIKQKCQKSFYVSPFMEMNAEYAFRMVPPQDKISVSITQSDEDGTLLKANFNGTETPLSDASLLRILARYPLMTVKIILGIHWEALKLWKKGLKLVTRPPVPSHPVTLVSSSNQMEPKS, from the coding sequence ATGTTTTCTAAAATCTTTGAAGGCAAAGTTTATCACAAACGCTTCAAGCCCAAAATTCACGAGCTAAATTACAAAGTCTGTAGTTTTCTTTTCGATTTGGATGAGCTGGATCAGCTAGATAAAAGTTTCAAGTTGTTTGCCTATAACCGTCTCAACATCGTGTCCTTTTGGAATAAAGACCATGGCACGGGTGAGGACAAACCATTGCGCCCCTATGTGGAAAACATTCTGAATGAGGCAGAGATTGACATTGAAGGCGGGCCAATTCGACTGCTGTGTTATCCCCGTTTTTTTGGATATGTTTTCAACCCCTTAAGTGTCTATTACTGTTATTCAAAAGATGAAAACCTTCAAGCCATTATCTATGAAGTCAGTAATACATTTGGCGAAAGGCACAGTTATGTCATTCCTGCGGAGAGCTCATCTGATGGGGTGATCAAACAAAAATGCCAAAAAAGTTTTTATGTCTCTCCTTTCATGGAAATGAATGCTGAATACGCATTTCGCATGGTTCCACCTCAGGATAAGATTTCAGTTTCGATTACCCAATCTGATGAGGATGGGACTTTGTTGAAAGCCAATTTCAATGGAACAGAAACGCCCTTAAGTGATGCATCTTTACTTCGTATCCTTGCCAGATACCCTTTGATGACGGTGAAAATCATTCTGGGCATTCACTGGGAAGCCCTCAAACTCTGGAAAAAGGGGCTAAAACTTGTCACCCGTCCCCCAGTGCCATCCCATCCTGTAACCCTTGTATCATCCTCTAATCAAATGGAGCCCAAGTCATGA
- a CDS encoding MFS transporter — MSVYSKSSTTTHKALYALPAFVLAFPTIPVFVLLPSFYGETVGLGLATVGSVLLLLRLFDVISDPLLGWISDHIPARFGKRKLPIAIGGLIGAPALIALFTPPDGVGVAYLFTWGLLLYLAWTAIQIPYLSWAAELEPNYHERTRLNGFREGAGLVGILAIGGLGIVLSHYEESTRLSYTVWITVCIGFLVFTLSLWQVPEGRTVQKIEKFSFPSNNKVFLRVLSAWFLNGLANGLPAVCLPLFLTYILGATEETKANLLFVYFLFAILGIPLWLSLAKRFSKHKVWCISMLGACVVFAGVPFLGIGDVIAFGIICALTGLALGSDLSLPPSIQADCADWDRFRFNKERLATLFSYWSMATKLALGLAVGIAFPILDLFDLSSGSPASKTALMVIYAGLPIVLKIGAVLLMWGFPLTHNKHRAVQHALEKRI, encoded by the coding sequence ATGTCGGTTTATTCAAAATCGTCAACGACAACGCATAAGGCCCTTTACGCGCTGCCTGCTTTTGTCTTGGCCTTTCCAACCATCCCCGTGTTCGTCCTCCTCCCCTCCTTCTATGGCGAAACGGTTGGGTTAGGTCTTGCAACAGTAGGCAGCGTCCTTCTTTTGTTGCGCCTATTTGATGTGATCAGCGATCCTCTTCTTGGCTGGATATCAGATCATATCCCAGCACGATTTGGAAAACGCAAACTCCCCATTGCGATTGGAGGATTGATTGGTGCACCTGCTTTAATCGCGCTGTTCACCCCACCTGATGGTGTGGGTGTTGCCTATTTATTTACCTGGGGGTTGTTGCTGTATCTTGCATGGACAGCCATTCAAATACCTTACCTTTCTTGGGCTGCTGAACTGGAACCAAATTACCATGAACGCACCCGCTTAAATGGCTTTCGCGAAGGTGCGGGGCTGGTCGGTATTCTTGCCATCGGTGGTCTTGGGATCGTGCTTAGCCATTATGAAGAAAGCACACGTCTGTCCTATACGGTATGGATAACAGTATGTATCGGTTTTCTTGTCTTTACACTTTCACTATGGCAGGTCCCAGAAGGTCGCACTGTTCAAAAGATTGAAAAATTCAGCTTTCCTTCAAATAACAAAGTTTTCCTCAGAGTGTTAAGTGCATGGTTTTTAAACGGGCTTGCCAATGGTCTTCCGGCTGTGTGCTTGCCTCTTTTCCTCACCTACATTCTCGGGGCAACAGAAGAAACAAAAGCCAATCTGCTGTTTGTCTATTTTCTATTTGCAATCCTTGGTATTCCCTTGTGGTTATCACTCGCTAAACGTTTCAGCAAACATAAGGTCTGGTGCATTTCCATGTTAGGGGCTTGTGTTGTCTTTGCAGGCGTTCCTTTTCTGGGGATAGGTGATGTTATCGCCTTTGGGATTATATGTGCGCTAACTGGCTTAGCTTTAGGCAGTGACTTGTCCTTACCGCCTTCTATCCAAGCAGATTGCGCAGATTGGGATCGTTTTCGTTTCAATAAAGAACGTTTAGCCACGCTTTTTTCTTACTGGAGCATGGCAACCAAATTGGCCCTTGGGTTGGCGGTTGGAATTGCATTTCCTATCCTTGATCTGTTTGATCTCTCCAGCGGATCACCCGCATCAAAAACAGCTTTAATGGTGATCTACGCGGGGCTTCCCATCGTATTAAAGATAGGTGCAGTTCTATTGATGTGGGGCTTTCCACTGACACATAACAAGCACCGTGCCGTACAACATGCGTTGGAGAAAAGAATATGA
- a CDS encoding SDR family NAD(P)-dependent oxidoreductase: protein MKKVWITGGGSGIGKALALRLVEEKYQVFISGRNMEKLVSVGWGTIPVLCDITNTKNVKNALDEIGPIDLAILNAGTYEPGPTINTSIENMYHAMEVNYFGTVNCIQALLPYMKKHGGHLAVVASLAGYRGLPNASGYGPSKAAVINLCESMKAELYDTQIKLQLINPGFVKSPLTDKNSFDMPYLMEPDEAAAEIIKGLNSNAFEIAFPSPFVRQMKILKWLPDRFYFPLIRKLVK from the coding sequence ATGAAAAAGGTATGGATCACTGGTGGGGGCAGCGGCATTGGTAAAGCTTTGGCCTTGAGGCTCGTTGAAGAAAAATATCAGGTTTTTATCTCGGGTCGTAATATGGAAAAGCTAGTGTCCGTTGGATGGGGAACCATTCCTGTTCTTTGTGATATTACGAATACAAAAAATGTGAAGAATGCATTGGATGAAATTGGTCCAATTGATTTGGCTATTTTAAATGCGGGTACCTATGAACCAGGACCAACAATAAATACATCAATAGAAAATATGTACCATGCCATGGAGGTGAATTATTTTGGAACCGTAAACTGTATACAAGCTTTATTGCCTTATATGAAAAAACATGGAGGTCATCTTGCTGTTGTCGCATCGCTTGCAGGTTATCGTGGTCTCCCAAATGCATCTGGTTACGGGCCAAGTAAAGCAGCCGTGATTAACCTGTGTGAAAGTATGAAGGCAGAACTTTATGATACACAGATCAAGTTGCAGCTCATCAATCCGGGGTTTGTTAAAAGTCCGCTTACTGATAAAAATAGTTTTGACATGCCGTACTTGATGGAACCTGATGAAGCGGCAGCAGAAATTATCAAAGGGCTAAATTCAAATGCCTTTGAAATCGCTTTTCCTTCCCCATTTGTTAGGCAGATGAAAATTCTCAAATGGTTGCCAGACAGGTTCTATTTTCCCTTGATCAGAAAGCTTGTAAAATAA
- a CDS encoding SAM-dependent methyltransferase, protein MSETSVSILSLSETSNPWVRAISSQLGNIKYGRLSLTLPSGQTLHFGEGDLHATVMLKNYNPLSKMIMQGDVALAECYLEGDWACPNLTALFDLALANEDAFALDNKGGWLFRSLNRLRHMLNANSKKGSKRNISYHYDLGNDFYAKWLDDSMTYSSALFRGRESLQEAQLHKYRTIADMAELKTDERVLEIGCGWGGFSQIAAEEYDCQIEGLTLSSEQLAFAQSRYKKSGIDHLASASLTDYRDAEGQYDKIVSIEMFEAVGYENWDTYFSAVKKLLKPSGVAVLQIILIEDERFESYRKNVDFIQRYIFPGGLLPSVEALEKTLDKNGLSLIDTHLFGASYAKTCEIWQKNFQHAWDDIKPLGFDTRFKRMWEYYLSYCEAGFKAGTIDVGLFKIVNDNA, encoded by the coding sequence ATGAGTGAGACAAGTGTAAGCATTCTCTCATTATCTGAAACGTCAAACCCTTGGGTTCGTGCAATCAGTAGCCAACTTGGCAATATCAAATACGGTCGATTATCTTTGACACTGCCATCTGGTCAAACGCTTCATTTTGGGGAAGGTGATCTTCATGCAACGGTGATGTTAAAAAACTACAACCCCCTATCAAAAATGATCATGCAAGGTGATGTGGCATTGGCTGAGTGCTACCTTGAAGGCGATTGGGCATGCCCTAATCTGACCGCCTTATTTGATCTCGCTCTAGCCAATGAAGATGCCTTTGCTTTGGATAACAAAGGCGGTTGGCTTTTTAGAAGCCTTAATCGTTTGCGTCACATGTTGAACGCCAATTCTAAAAAAGGCTCCAAACGCAATATCTCGTATCATTATGATTTGGGGAATGACTTTTACGCCAAATGGTTAGATGACAGTATGACCTATTCTTCTGCCTTATTTAGGGGAAGAGAAAGCCTTCAAGAAGCGCAACTTCATAAATATCGCACCATTGCTGATATGGCTGAACTTAAGACAGATGAAAGGGTTCTGGAAATCGGTTGTGGCTGGGGTGGTTTTTCACAAATCGCAGCAGAAGAATATGACTGTCAGATTGAAGGTTTGACCTTATCAAGTGAACAACTGGCCTTTGCCCAAAGCCGTTATAAAAAGTCAGGAATAGATCACTTGGCATCTGCAAGTTTAACGGATTACCGTGATGCAGAAGGCCAATATGACAAGATCGTTTCCATCGAGATGTTTGAGGCTGTTGGTTATGAAAATTGGGATACCTATTTTTCGGCTGTTAAAAAGCTTCTCAAACCCAGTGGTGTTGCTGTTTTACAAATCATTTTAATTGAAGATGAGCGTTTTGAAAGTTACCGCAAGAACGTTGATTTCATCCAGCGTTATATCTTCCCCGGTGGTCTTTTACCCAGTGTTGAAGCCTTAGAAAAAACGCTAGATAAAAATGGCCTCTCCCTAATAGATACCCACCTGTTCGGTGCATCATATGCCAAAACATGTGAGATTTGGCAAAAGAATTTCCAACATGCTTGGGATGACATAAAGCCGCTTGGTTTTGATACCCGCTTCAAACGGATGTGGGAATATTATCTGTCTTATTGCGAGGCCGGTTTTAAAGCCGGGACCATTGATGTCGGTTTATTCAAAATCGTCAACGACAACGCATAA
- a CDS encoding nuclear transport factor 2 family protein: MKYIELFEKLTPEAIANCDEIINPDIRFKDPFNDIRGIDLFKRMMFKTLEDVQQPQFHIVDQACSETRHYVRWDFEGRVKGLGLLNLTGMSEITYDEDKRVIEHIDHWDASEQLYEKLPVLGWPITCIKKRLQVS; the protein is encoded by the coding sequence ATGAAATATATTGAACTTTTTGAAAAACTTACACCTGAAGCCATTGCCAATTGCGACGAGATCATCAATCCTGATATTCGTTTTAAAGACCCGTTTAATGATATTCGCGGTATTGACCTTTTCAAACGCATGATGTTCAAAACATTGGAAGATGTGCAGCAACCTCAATTCCATATTGTTGATCAGGCTTGTTCAGAAACACGTCATTATGTGCGCTGGGATTTTGAAGGTCGGGTTAAAGGTCTTGGTCTGTTGAACTTAACGGGCATGAGTGAGATTACATATGATGAAGACAAGCGCGTGATCGAACATATTGATCATTGGGATGCTTCAGAACAGCTTTATGAGAAACTTCCCGTGCTGGGTTGGCCCATCACCTGCATCAAGAAGCGTTTGCAGGTTTCGTAA
- a CDS encoding DUF6134 family protein, with product MRFITFLLLTLFTGPTIASAINPISLYGERIEFDVVREGEVVGEHITRFQQVDDELRVSSNMNIDIFILFLPVYSFDYRTTEKWVEGKLVSLDVNVVDGSDHLSFKAQRKDAALEIQLKDRIAEINKPVFTTNHWNANVVKDNQVLNTLTGNLNAVTITPKGEEEIIVSNGSLNAQRYDYSGDLEDTSVWYDEMGRWVKLRFLASDGSTIEYRCRTCKAGGAQ from the coding sequence ATGCGCTTCATTACTTTTCTTCTGTTGACCCTGTTTACAGGACCGACAATTGCTTCAGCGATTAATCCAATCTCACTATATGGAGAAAGGATTGAATTTGATGTGGTGCGTGAAGGTGAGGTTGTTGGAGAGCATATCACCCGGTTCCAACAGGTTGATGATGAACTGCGTGTTTCATCAAATATGAACATCGATATCTTTATTCTGTTTCTTCCTGTCTATTCCTTTGATTACAGAACCACTGAAAAATGGGTTGAAGGCAAGTTGGTGTCCTTGGATGTCAATGTCGTTGATGGATCAGATCATTTGTCTTTTAAGGCACAGCGCAAAGATGCTGCTTTGGAAATCCAACTAAAAGACCGCATCGCAGAGATCAATAAACCTGTTTTCACAACCAACCATTGGAATGCAAATGTTGTTAAAGATAATCAGGTTCTAAACACGCTTACTGGAAACCTGAATGCCGTGACCATTACCCCTAAAGGTGAGGAGGAAATCATTGTTTCCAATGGGTCACTCAACGCGCAGCGTTATGATTATTCAGGTGACTTAGAAGACACTTCTGTCTGGTATGACGAAATGGGGCGTTGGGTAAAGCTACGTTTCCTTGCGAGTGACGGATCAACCATCGAATATCGCTGTCGCACCTGTAAGGCCGGAGGAGCACAATGA
- a CDS encoding YbgA family protein: MDQKLNIGVSACLMGQEVRFNGGHCQNHFLRTTVAEYASFFPTCPEVAIGMGIPRETVRLEYDENENVRMRAPKSGEDYTETMNAYAKDWSDQLDQLDLDGFVFTKNSPSCGVFRVKIYKNDQPAERRGTGLFAKAIMDKFPELPVEEDGRLSDPVLRESFITRIFAFRRVKDLFFENWTRKDVIEFHSREKYLLMAHCPKTYRELGRVVGNMATYTREEFHMIYLKTFMTGINNKASKGRHHNALTHMAGYLKNHLSKEGRQELANTIDSYRQGFIPLSVPMTLISHMLRRFNENYLLQQTYLSPHPHEMALRNHS; this comes from the coding sequence ATGGATCAGAAATTAAATATCGGCGTATCAGCCTGCCTTATGGGACAGGAAGTTCGTTTCAACGGTGGTCATTGTCAAAATCACTTCTTGCGCACAACGGTTGCAGAATATGCAAGCTTCTTCCCAACTTGCCCGGAAGTGGCAATCGGCATGGGAATTCCAAGAGAAACCGTGCGACTTGAATATGATGAAAATGAAAATGTAAGAATGCGTGCCCCGAAGTCTGGTGAAGATTATACAGAGACCATGAACGCCTATGCCAAAGATTGGAGCGATCAACTCGACCAACTTGATCTAGATGGTTTTGTCTTTACAAAAAATTCCCCAAGCTGTGGTGTCTTCAGAGTTAAAATATACAAGAATGACCAACCCGCAGAACGCCGTGGCACAGGCCTTTTTGCCAAAGCCATTATGGATAAATTCCCTGAACTACCTGTTGAAGAAGATGGTCGGTTAAGTGATCCTGTATTGCGGGAAAGCTTTATAACACGTATTTTTGCATTCAGGCGTGTTAAAGATCTTTTCTTTGAAAACTGGACTCGCAAGGATGTTATTGAGTTCCATTCACGCGAGAAATATCTTCTGATGGCACATTGCCCAAAGACCTATCGAGAGCTTGGCCGAGTTGTTGGTAATATGGCAACATATACCCGTGAAGAGTTCCACATGATCTATCTCAAAACATTCATGACGGGCATTAATAACAAAGCCTCAAAAGGACGCCATCATAATGCCCTTACTCATATGGCCGGATATTTGAAGAATCATCTCAGCAAAGAAGGCCGTCAAGAATTAGCCAATACGATTGACAGCTATCGCCAAGGTTTTATTCCCCTAAGCGTCCCCATGACCTTGATCAGTCATATGTTGCGACGTTTTAATGAAAACTACCTCTTGCAACAAACTTATCTCTCACCACATCCTCATGAAATGGCATTGAGAAACCACAGTTAG